In the genome of Dermacentor silvarum isolate Dsil-2018 chromosome 1, BIME_Dsil_1.4, whole genome shotgun sequence, one region contains:
- the LOC119440073 gene encoding microtubule-associated protein RP/EB family member 1, whose protein sequence is MDMLPRGSFSLAEAALRTPREPESIENFGEPQASLEQLDGDKTAPMARLAENSLLDKFQLVQWSKDFSDTDNLDPAIKTPEVQSCSRVAIVSSSSHGSLVDPRIVGDSTAIKTNAMTRTTLTFDAGSTSDTNGESSKRRIFLGKIYVDGRPQNRGTQGGPVLAVQMRSFCSCNHGVIEVV, encoded by the coding sequence ATGGATATGCTCCCTCGGGGAAGCTTCAGCTTGGCCGAGGCAGCCTTGAGGACTCCGCGCGAACCCGAGTCCATCGAGAACTTCGGCGAGCCTCAAGCTTCGTTGGAGCAGCTCGACGGAGACAAGACCGCACCCATGGCACGATTGGCCGAGAACAGCCTCCTGGACAAGTTCCAGCTCGTCCAGTGGTCCAAGGATTTCTCTGACACTGACAACCTAGACCCGGCTATCAAAACCCCGGAGGTTCAAAGCTGCAGCCGAGTAGCCATCGTCTCGTCTTCTTCGCACGGCTCCCTCGTCGACCCGAGGATCGTCGGTGACTCCACCGCCATCAAGACCAATGCCATGACACGCACAACGCTGACGTTTGATGCCGGTTCCACCAGTGACACGAATGGCGAGTCGAGCAAGCGCCGGATATTCTTAGGCAAGATTTACGTCGACGGGCGTCCGCAAAATCGTGGAACCCAAGGAGGTCCTGTTTTGGCTGTGCAAATGCGGAGCTTCTGTAGCTGCAATCACGGCGTCATCGAGGTGGTTTGA
- the LOC119440084 gene encoding uncharacterized protein LOC119440084, with protein sequence MDMLARGNFNLAKVTLRTPLESQSVENFGVPQASLEQVDGDKSAPMARLAVNSFRDNFQLIQWSKDFFDIHYLDPGIKPWDAEGCTRVAIVLSGSLGFVVDPRFVDDSILVKTHAMTRTKLTFDAGSISDANDEQSMRWIFFGEIYFDGRPQNRAAQGRPVLAVPMRSFSSSKHGAIEVVCCEQHREHGKRVVSDQIEELVLATDEDTHTCANAYAL encoded by the coding sequence ATGGATATGCTCGCTCGGGGAAACTTCAACTTGGCCAAGGTAACCTTGAGGACTCCGCTCGAATCCCAGTCCGTCGAGAACTTCGGTGTGCCTCAAGCTTCGTTGGAGCAGGTCGACGGAGACAAGAGCGCACCCATGGCACGATTGGCCGTGAACAGCTTCCGAGACAACTTCCAGCTCATCCAGTGGTCCAAGGATTTCTTTGACATCCACTACCTCGACCCGGGCATCAAACCCTGGGACGCTGAAGGCTGCACCCGAGTAGCCATCGTCTTGTCTGGTTCGCTCGGCTTCGTCGTCGACCCGCGGTTCGTCGATGACTCGATCCTCGTCAAGACCCATGCCATGACGCGTACGAAGCTGACGTTTGATGCCGGTTCCATCAGTGACGCGAACGACGAGCAGAGCATGCGCTGGATATTCTTCGGCGAGATTTACTTCGACGGGCGTCCGCAAAATCGTGCAGCTCAAGGACGTCCTGTACTGGCTGTGCCAATGCGGAGTTTCTCTAGCAGCAAGCATGGCGCCATCGAGGTGGTTTGCTGCGAACAACATAGGGAGCACGGCAAGAGAGTCGTCAGCGACCAGATCGAGGAGCTCGTGCTCGCCACTGACGAGGACACCCACACGTGCGCCAACGCATATGCACTGTGA